One Kribbella sp. NBC_00662 genomic region harbors:
- a CDS encoding alpha-(1->3)-arabinofuranosyltransferase family protein translates to MSEPGGRGSGEVVWRARITVACLVLTALCFHQAPGKIVPDTKLDLTADPGAFLGRALHLWDPQGAFGQLQNQAYGYLLPMGPFHWLLDMLSVPDWIIQRLWWSLVLCVALVGVWKLCNALQYGVPWTRFAAALLYALSPRMLGELSITSIEVWPIAMAPWVLLPLVTPRARSFWWRAGWSAVAFALVGGVNAVATGATLVLPALWLLTRRFDRSTVKVAVSWLVGVVAVSLWWLVPLLLLGRYSPPFLDWIENAAVTTRMASVFESFRGTSQWLNFLAGNGGPSWPAGWLYVTQPMLILTTSLVALLGLLGLAMGSLKHRGFLQLSLVVGLLLVTLGHVGAAGSPLAPQLQDLLDGPLAAFRNTHKFELVVRLPLTLAAAHALARLASWSVSHRIHRRVVPVLVSCLVVSVATPAIVGQLPRPEGYDAIPGYWREAATWLDTQPGDGSVLVVPAASFADFTWGSTKDEPFQALLKRPMAVRDAVPLGSAGATRWLDEIERRLGSGVGDRTLQQALQRAGVRYVVVRNDLRYDVQIASTIAVHESLAESGIGRVASFGPPTGSRIEQPGVTLDGHTRLPYPSVEIYDAGRTDAGRLVPRSRLVEVRGAAEDVPVALTALGDDREAITSSDAAGRLDGLPLIETDGLQRREVSFGRPAENYSPVLTATDPGRQGRRVLGYQLDGASPPTTRTWAGGVVDVRASSSAADADASLRTGPGNGPFAAVDGDPTTRWVSGRFGRATGEWLELTFAEPRTVEGLKVQFSLDPPTTEPVRTLQVETDAGSLTSAVSGSGDPQSVPVPPGTTQRLRLSIGMTDGRQAGGVSIAEVTLPGMAAMNRLSVPASARQPSALVFRNQQIGRSSCLHVDTRPLCRPSQAEDSEEPTGLLRSIELPKTASYQVQGTALPQDGEALERLLAVPGGISATASSRAVASPEGRPGAAVDRDLGTGWVADPDDPAPSLTLRLPRDRSLTGLQFLGDPYLTASRPAEVSLRFDGGTATRSAVDAEGYVRFAARKARLVQVDFVATRPQLDFDSATGYSQTAPVGVAEVRVLGAEDLRRGLDPNRRIGVPCGFGPGVRVDGVPAGTQATATVRDLLQRRPVTFSGCGRDTKVSVLSGRHSVDVLAGGGLVPIELKLSTPSSLASPAQGVKVSRNSPAELKLDLPPAAEQSVLTVAQNYNEGWEAYDAVGHQLTPIRVGGWQQGWLVPAGQAQVVTARFGPDGSYRTGLLLGLLALLSVLVLALLSRRSNHLVQQLVGRRTLRHWAVLGVGLVAGTLMADWVGLGAVSLAALCAWVLPRRTVLGLIAAVVLVGTVVAAAQPWPGGDAGVTSAAVQASVLFGCALALLSAFAGETSYRLSRLPRRMIGRSTP, encoded by the coding sequence ATGAGTGAACCGGGGGGACGTGGTTCGGGGGAGGTGGTCTGGCGGGCGCGGATCACCGTTGCATGCCTTGTGCTGACAGCGCTCTGCTTCCACCAGGCGCCCGGCAAGATCGTCCCGGACACGAAGCTCGACCTGACTGCCGACCCTGGTGCGTTCCTCGGTCGCGCGTTGCACCTCTGGGACCCACAAGGCGCATTCGGCCAACTGCAGAATCAGGCGTACGGCTACCTGTTGCCGATGGGACCGTTCCATTGGCTGCTCGACATGCTGTCGGTGCCGGACTGGATCATCCAACGACTGTGGTGGTCGCTGGTCCTGTGTGTGGCTCTGGTGGGTGTCTGGAAGCTGTGCAATGCCTTGCAGTACGGCGTTCCGTGGACACGCTTCGCTGCGGCGTTGCTGTACGCGCTGAGCCCACGCATGCTCGGCGAGCTGTCGATAACGTCCATCGAGGTATGGCCCATCGCGATGGCCCCGTGGGTGCTGCTACCGCTCGTCACCCCGCGGGCTCGATCGTTCTGGTGGCGTGCCGGTTGGTCTGCCGTGGCGTTCGCGCTGGTCGGTGGAGTGAACGCGGTGGCAACCGGAGCGACTCTGGTGCTGCCCGCGTTGTGGCTACTCACCAGACGATTCGATCGCTCGACGGTGAAGGTTGCGGTCAGCTGGCTTGTCGGCGTCGTAGCGGTCTCGTTGTGGTGGCTGGTGCCGCTCCTACTGCTCGGACGGTACAGCCCGCCGTTCCTCGACTGGATCGAGAACGCTGCGGTCACCACTCGCATGGCGAGTGTCTTCGAGTCCTTCCGGGGTACGTCGCAGTGGCTGAACTTCCTTGCCGGCAACGGTGGTCCCAGTTGGCCGGCGGGCTGGCTTTATGTCACGCAGCCGATGCTCATCCTCACAACGTCACTGGTGGCGTTGCTCGGTCTCCTGGGCCTCGCGATGGGATCCCTCAAGCATCGAGGCTTCCTGCAGCTATCACTGGTCGTCGGCCTGCTGCTGGTGACTCTCGGCCATGTGGGTGCGGCAGGCTCGCCGTTGGCGCCGCAACTGCAGGACCTCCTCGACGGACCGCTCGCTGCCTTTCGCAATACGCACAAGTTCGAGCTCGTCGTCCGGCTGCCGCTGACGCTCGCCGCCGCGCACGCGCTTGCCCGGCTGGCCAGTTGGTCGGTCTCCCATCGCATCCATCGCCGAGTCGTCCCTGTCCTGGTGTCCTGCCTCGTGGTCTCTGTCGCCACTCCCGCGATCGTCGGTCAGCTGCCCAGACCAGAGGGGTACGACGCCATTCCCGGGTACTGGCGTGAGGCCGCGACCTGGCTCGACACCCAGCCCGGGGACGGCAGCGTCCTCGTCGTACCTGCTGCGTCGTTCGCGGATTTCACTTGGGGTTCGACGAAGGACGAGCCGTTCCAGGCGCTGCTGAAGCGGCCGATGGCGGTGCGAGACGCGGTGCCGTTGGGGTCAGCAGGTGCGACCAGATGGCTGGATGAGATCGAGCGGCGGCTCGGCTCGGGCGTCGGCGACAGGACCCTGCAGCAGGCACTCCAGCGGGCAGGCGTGAGGTACGTCGTCGTACGCAACGATCTTCGGTACGACGTGCAGATCGCATCCACCATCGCCGTACACGAGAGCCTGGCCGAGTCCGGCATCGGGCGGGTCGCTTCCTTCGGTCCACCCACGGGGAGCCGGATCGAGCAGCCCGGTGTCACGCTCGACGGTCACACGCGCTTGCCCTACCCGAGTGTGGAAATCTACGACGCCGGCCGGACCGATGCCGGCCGGCTGGTACCGCGGTCGCGGCTTGTCGAGGTCCGTGGAGCGGCCGAGGATGTACCGGTTGCGTTGACCGCGCTGGGCGATGATCGGGAAGCAATCACCAGCTCCGATGCGGCAGGGCGGCTCGATGGTCTGCCCCTGATCGAGACCGACGGGCTGCAACGCCGGGAGGTGTCTTTCGGTCGTCCGGCCGAGAACTACTCACCGGTGCTGACAGCAACAGATCCGGGTCGACAGGGTCGACGCGTCCTTGGGTATCAACTCGATGGTGCGTCGCCGCCGACGACGCGGACCTGGGCCGGTGGCGTCGTCGACGTACGGGCGTCGTCGTCGGCCGCTGACGCCGATGCCTCCTTGCGCACCGGACCTGGCAACGGCCCGTTTGCCGCGGTGGATGGCGATCCGACGACTCGGTGGGTCTCGGGCCGCTTCGGTCGTGCCACCGGTGAGTGGCTCGAGTTGACGTTCGCGGAGCCACGGACGGTCGAGGGTCTCAAAGTGCAGTTCTCGTTGGACCCGCCAACGACCGAGCCGGTGCGGACGCTGCAGGTGGAGACCGACGCCGGTTCGCTGACCTCGGCGGTGTCGGGATCGGGGGATCCGCAGAGCGTTCCCGTGCCACCGGGCACTACGCAGCGGCTGCGATTGAGCATCGGAATGACCGACGGCAGACAGGCGGGCGGAGTGTCGATCGCCGAGGTGACACTGCCTGGGATGGCAGCCATGAACAGGTTGTCGGTCCCGGCGTCAGCACGTCAGCCGAGCGCGCTGGTCTTCAGGAACCAGCAGATCGGGCGGTCGTCCTGCCTGCACGTGGACACCCGGCCGCTGTGTCGACCGAGTCAGGCCGAAGACTCGGAGGAGCCGACCGGGCTGCTGCGGAGTATCGAGCTTCCGAAGACCGCGTCGTACCAGGTGCAAGGGACTGCTCTGCCGCAGGACGGCGAGGCGCTCGAGCGGTTGCTGGCTGTGCCCGGCGGGATCAGTGCGACGGCATCATCGCGGGCGGTGGCTTCGCCGGAAGGTCGGCCGGGCGCGGCGGTGGATCGGGACCTCGGCACCGGGTGGGTGGCGGATCCGGACGATCCCGCTCCCAGTCTCACCCTGAGGTTGCCTCGAGACCGCAGTCTGACCGGGCTGCAGTTCCTCGGTGATCCGTATCTGACGGCGTCGCGACCGGCTGAGGTGTCACTGCGGTTCGACGGTGGTACAGCGACCCGGAGCGCAGTCGACGCCGAAGGGTACGTCCGCTTCGCCGCCCGGAAGGCGCGCCTGGTTCAGGTGGACTTCGTCGCGACCAGACCACAACTGGACTTCGACTCCGCGACCGGCTACTCGCAGACCGCGCCGGTCGGCGTGGCGGAGGTGCGCGTGCTTGGTGCGGAGGACCTGCGCAGGGGACTCGATCCGAACCGTCGGATCGGGGTGCCGTGTGGCTTCGGACCAGGTGTCCGAGTCGACGGTGTGCCGGCGGGCACCCAGGCCACGGCTACTGTCAGGGACCTGCTGCAGCGGCGACCGGTGACCTTCAGCGGCTGCGGTAGGGACACGAAGGTCTCCGTGCTGTCCGGCCGACACTCCGTGGACGTTCTGGCCGGCGGCGGTCTTGTCCCGATTGAGCTGAAGCTGAGTACCCCCAGCTCTCTCGCGTCCCCGGCTCAAGGCGTCAAGGTGTCGCGGAACAGCCCTGCCGAGTTGAAGCTCGACCTACCCCCGGCGGCGGAGCAGTCGGTGCTCACGGTCGCGCAGAACTACAACGAGGGCTGGGAGGCGTACGACGCAGTCGGCCACCAACTCACGCCGATCCGCGTCGGCGGATGGCAGCAGGGCTGGCTCGTGCCGGCCGGACAGGCGCAGGTGGTGACAGCCCGCTTCGGGCCTGACGGCAGCTATCGGACCGGCCTCCTCCTGGGGCTGCTCGCTCTGCTGTCGGTGCTGGTGCTGGCCTTGTTGTCCCGGCGCTCGAATCACCTGGTGCAGCAGCTCGTTGGTCGACGGACCCTCCGCCATTGGGCAGTCCTCGGCGTCGGGCTGGTGGCGGGAACGTTGATGGCGGACTGGGTCGGCCTCGGTGCAGTCTCGTTGGCAGCACTGTGCGCGTGGGTGTTGCCTCGAAGGACAGTGCTTGGACTGATCGCAGCAGTGGTGCTTGTCGGGACGGTGGTCGCGGCAGCTCAGCCTTGGCCTGGGGGAGATGCCGGAGTGACCTCGGCTGCTGTCCAGGCGTCGGTGCTGTTCGGCTGTGCGCTCGCGTTGCTGTCAGCCTTTGCGGGGGAGACGTCGTACCGGCTGTCTCGTCTGCCCCGGCGCATGATCGGGCGCTCCACCCCGTAG